A window of the Tiliqua scincoides isolate rTilSci1 chromosome 5, rTilSci1.hap2, whole genome shotgun sequence genome harbors these coding sequences:
- the CCDC126 gene encoding coiled-coil domain-containing protein 126, translating to MFFAFSRKNVSQKLSLFLLVFGFIWGIMLLRYTFQHPRQQSSAELREQILDLSKRYVRALAEENKNMVNGGNGVAMAGYADLKRTIAVLLDDILQRLVKLENKVDYIVVNGSTTNTTNGNLMPGTTSKRVNAASNIR from the exons ATGTTTTTCGCGTTTTCAAGAAAAAACGTGTCCCAGAAATTGAGTTTATTCTTGCTGGTATTTGGCTTTATCTGGGGCATAATGTTGCTGCGCTACACATTTCAGCATCCAAGGCAGCAGAGCAGTGCTGAGCTGCGTGAACAGATATTGGACTTAAGTAAAAGATATGTCCGAGCACTAGCAGAAGAAAACAAGAATATGGTGAATGGTGGTAATGGAGTTGCAATGGCAGGATATG CTGATCTCAAAAGGACAATTGCAGTTCTTCTAGATGACATCTTGCAACGCTTAGTCAAACTGGAAAACAAGGTGGACTACATAGTTGTAAATGGCTCAACAACAAATACAACAAATGGAAATTTGATGCCAGGAACTACAAGTAAACGGGTAAATGCAGCAAGCAACATAAGATAA